In one window of Rathayibacter caricis DSM 15933 DNA:
- a CDS encoding transporter produces MVAHLLRLRLLLLRNALTRNVWQLIGVIFGGLYAVFVLGLVVVGLVALGGTDPALVNAAIVLGGSVLLLGWVLGPIFVSGSDQSLDLSTLATFPIPLKTLMLGLAAAGLAGIPGIVTTLGALATAAAWWSAPIGVLPALVCAAIGVATCVVASRLIGALTTGLGSSRRYREVIGGVVLVVMILLGPLLIGVMNVVRDGIDVLPVVASALGWSPLGAIWAVPGSIVAGEWLVALARFAIGVATLAVVVWAWSRALRRALREPAASASGTASGSAGIGLFGRFPGTPTGAIAARALGYWWRDPRYSRGLLVVPAIVVLTVFYGAIGGGGSTIAIFSAVFIGLIFGVTLCADVSYDGTAWAAHVSAGVTGAADRAGRVIAAAIVGVPAVVIVAVGTCVYAGRPEAIPAILGLSLALVLSGFGVSSIASALVVYPVPAPGDSPLKTPPGSGMISSVVMLASMGATALLSLPSIVVGAIALVGDDVALGLVSLALAVVVGGLLAVLGIRLGGRLVDRRAPELFATLVTVG; encoded by the coding sequence ATGGTTGCGCATCTCCTGAGGCTGCGCCTGCTCCTGCTGCGCAACGCGCTCACGCGCAACGTGTGGCAGCTGATCGGGGTGATCTTCGGCGGCCTGTACGCGGTCTTCGTCCTCGGCCTGGTCGTCGTCGGCCTCGTCGCGCTCGGCGGCACCGATCCCGCGCTCGTGAACGCCGCGATCGTGCTCGGCGGCTCCGTGCTGCTGCTGGGCTGGGTGCTGGGCCCGATCTTCGTGTCGGGCTCGGATCAGAGCCTCGACCTCTCGACGCTCGCCACCTTCCCGATCCCGCTGAAGACCCTGATGCTGGGCCTCGCCGCGGCGGGTCTCGCCGGCATCCCCGGCATCGTCACCACCCTGGGCGCCCTCGCGACCGCGGCCGCCTGGTGGAGCGCTCCGATCGGCGTCCTGCCCGCGCTCGTCTGCGCCGCGATCGGAGTCGCCACCTGCGTCGTGGCGTCGCGCCTGATCGGCGCCCTCACCACGGGCCTCGGCTCGAGCCGCCGCTACCGCGAGGTGATCGGCGGCGTGGTGCTCGTCGTCATGATCCTGCTCGGGCCCCTGCTCATCGGAGTGATGAACGTGGTCCGCGACGGCATCGACGTGCTGCCCGTGGTCGCCTCGGCCCTGGGCTGGTCGCCGCTCGGCGCGATCTGGGCGGTCCCCGGCTCGATCGTCGCGGGGGAGTGGCTCGTCGCGCTCGCCCGCTTCGCGATCGGGGTCGCCACCCTCGCGGTCGTCGTGTGGGCCTGGTCGCGCGCGCTGCGCCGCGCCCTGCGCGAGCCCGCCGCGTCCGCGTCCGGCACCGCCTCCGGATCGGCCGGCATCGGCCTGTTCGGCCGCTTCCCCGGCACCCCGACCGGCGCGATCGCCGCCCGCGCCCTCGGCTACTGGTGGCGCGACCCGCGCTACAGCCGCGGCCTGCTCGTCGTGCCGGCGATCGTCGTCCTCACGGTCTTCTACGGCGCGATCGGCGGCGGAGGAAGCACCATCGCGATCTTCTCGGCCGTCTTCATCGGCCTGATCTTCGGCGTAACCCTCTGCGCCGACGTCTCCTACGACGGCACCGCGTGGGCCGCGCACGTCAGCGCCGGAGTGACGGGGGCGGCCGACCGCGCCGGCCGTGTCATCGCCGCCGCGATCGTGGGCGTCCCCGCCGTGGTGATCGTCGCCGTCGGCACGTGCGTCTACGCGGGGCGACCGGAGGCGATCCCTGCGATCCTGGGACTCTCGCTCGCCCTCGTGCTGAGCGGCTTCGGAGTGTCGAGCATCGCCTCCGCGCTGGTCGTCTACCCCGTGCCCGCGCCGGGCGACAGCCCGCTCAAGACGCCGCCCGGCTCCGGCATGATCTCGAGCGTCGTGATGCTCGCCAGCATGGGCGCGACCGCGCTGCTCTCGCTCCCGTCGATCGTCGTCGGAGCGATCGCGCTCGTCGGCGACGACGTCGCGCTCGGACTCGTGTCGCTGGCGCTCGCCGTCGTCGTCGGCGGCCTCCTCGCCGTGCTCGGCATCCGCCTCGGCGGCCGCCTCGTCGACCGCCGCGCCCCGGAGCTCTTCGCCACCCTGGTGACGGTCGGCTGA
- a CDS encoding SCO1664 family protein: MSDGAEPTDGGELMSGALELTGRITTASNATFLARIGDTSVVYKPVSGEKPLWDFPDGDLAGREAAAYLASEALGWNVVPRTWLRDGPLGPGMVQLWQDIDPEQDAVDLVPSKEVAEGWRHVLDGSDEEDRDVSLVHEDSAALRRMAVFDVVVNNADRKGGHVLAMPDGHRYGVDHGLTFHVEHKLRTVLWGWIGEPLTADEIDALGRLRSAVDGPLGAALSELLLDEEIEVLGRRCDRLRSSGRFPAPRGGMPAVPWPLF; this comes from the coding sequence ATGAGCGACGGCGCGGAGCCGACCGACGGCGGCGAGCTCATGAGCGGCGCGCTCGAGCTCACCGGGCGGATCACCACGGCCTCCAACGCCACGTTCCTCGCGCGGATCGGCGACACGTCGGTGGTCTACAAGCCCGTGTCCGGCGAGAAGCCGCTCTGGGACTTCCCCGACGGCGACCTCGCGGGCCGGGAGGCGGCCGCGTACCTCGCCTCCGAGGCGCTGGGCTGGAACGTGGTGCCGCGCACGTGGCTCCGCGACGGGCCGCTCGGCCCCGGCATGGTGCAGCTCTGGCAGGACATCGACCCCGAGCAGGACGCGGTGGACCTGGTGCCGTCGAAGGAGGTCGCCGAGGGCTGGCGGCACGTGCTCGACGGCAGCGACGAGGAGGACCGCGACGTCTCGCTCGTGCACGAGGACTCGGCGGCGCTGCGGCGGATGGCGGTCTTCGACGTGGTCGTCAACAACGCCGACCGCAAGGGCGGGCACGTGCTCGCCATGCCCGACGGGCACCGCTACGGCGTCGACCACGGCCTGACGTTCCACGTCGAGCACAAGCTGCGCACAGTGCTGTGGGGCTGGATCGGCGAGCCGCTGACGGCCGACGAGATCGATGCGCTGGGACGCCTCCGGAGCGCGGTGGACGGGCCGCTCGGCGCGGCGCTGTCGGAGCTGCTGCTGGACGAGGAGATCGAGGTGCTGGGGCGGCGCTGCGACCGGCTGCGCTCCTCCGGCCGGTTCCCGGCGCCGCGGGGCGGGATGCCCGCGGTGCCGTGGCCGCTGTTCTGA
- a CDS encoding DUF6264 family protein codes for MSEPPLPPPPPPRREPERPAPAAVVDQRPAGPGTPWTAARARRPVRVWDLVLTIVLLAGEFVLTALLSYFGLFLAMASDACMGGNDCDSGLIGGGVLVAAGGVWIGMLVALVVSIVLLIQRRITFWVPIAGTVLSFVATIAGAGMAMAGTGT; via the coding sequence ATGAGTGAGCCGCCGCTTCCTCCGCCCCCGCCGCCGCGCCGCGAGCCGGAACGCCCTGCGCCCGCCGCGGTCGTCGATCAGCGCCCGGCGGGACCGGGCACGCCCTGGACTGCTGCGCGCGCCCGGCGGCCGGTGCGGGTCTGGGATCTCGTGCTCACGATCGTGCTGCTGGCGGGCGAGTTCGTGCTGACCGCGCTGCTGTCGTACTTCGGGCTGTTCCTCGCGATGGCGAGCGACGCCTGCATGGGCGGGAACGACTGCGACTCGGGGCTGATCGGCGGCGGAGTCCTCGTCGCCGCGGGCGGCGTGTGGATCGGGATGCTCGTGGCGCTGGTGGTGTCGATCGTGCTGCTGATCCAGCGGAGGATCACGTTCTGGGTGCCGATCGCGGGCACGGTGCTCTCGTTCGTCGCCACGATCGCCGGCGCGGGGATGGCGATGGCCGGGACGGGCACGTGA
- a CDS encoding MSMEG_4193 family putative phosphomutase — protein MPTLLLVRHGRTTANTAGILAGRTAGVRLDDVGRAQAVRTGERLAAVPLAALVTSPLERCRQTSRAILDRQEAPPEPVVEKGVTEADYGQWSGRHLRDLAKEPLWATVQNQPSAVVFPGGEGLAAMQARAVAAIRRHDAAVAERHGPGAVWAAVSHGDTIKAILADALGMHLDLFQRLSVGPASVSIIRYGAGRPEVVAMNTEAGDLGWLRAAAAPAADAPVGGGAGHE, from the coding sequence ATGCCCACCCTCCTCCTCGTCCGGCACGGGCGCACCACCGCGAACACCGCCGGGATCCTGGCCGGCCGCACCGCCGGGGTCCGGCTCGACGACGTCGGACGCGCGCAGGCCGTCCGCACCGGCGAGCGCCTCGCTGCGGTGCCGCTCGCGGCCCTCGTGACGAGCCCGCTCGAGCGCTGCCGGCAGACCTCGCGCGCGATCCTCGACCGCCAGGAGGCGCCTCCGGAGCCCGTCGTCGAGAAGGGCGTCACCGAGGCCGACTACGGGCAGTGGTCGGGTCGGCACCTGCGCGACCTGGCGAAGGAGCCGCTGTGGGCGACGGTGCAGAACCAGCCCTCGGCGGTCGTGTTCCCGGGCGGGGAGGGGCTCGCGGCGATGCAGGCGCGCGCGGTCGCGGCGATCCGGAGGCACGATGCGGCGGTCGCGGAGCGGCACGGACCGGGTGCGGTCTGGGCGGCGGTCAGCCACGGCGACACGATCAAGGCGATCCTGGCCGACGCGCTCGGCATGCACCTCGACCTCTTCCAGCGGCTGTCGGTCGGACCGGCGTCGGTGTCGATCATCCGCTACGGCGCGGGACGGCCCGAGGTCGTCGCGATGAACACGGAGGCGGGGGACCTCGGCTGGCTGCGGGCGGCGGCGGCCCCCGCGGCCGACGCGCCGGTGGGCGGCGGGGCGGGTCACGAGTAG
- a CDS encoding ABC transporter ATP-binding protein produces the protein MDGTNGITPGDDATDGPAAAPSWAAPDASGRSGEIALRIRGLRKRFGDKEAVKGIDLDVPAGSFFGLVGPNGAGKTTTLSMATALLRPDEGVVTIHEVDVWTRTLEAKRLIGVLADGVKLFDRLTGLQLITYYGLLCGIDRPTVLQRADDLLELLGLDPADRTLVVDYSAGMTKKIALACALVRAPRLLVLDEPFESVDPVSAANIRDILTGFVASGGTVIVSSHSMDLVERMCDRVAVIADGRVLAAGTLAEVRAGSSLEERFVELVGGRTHQEGPAWLRIS, from the coding sequence ATGGACGGGACGAACGGGATCACTCCCGGCGACGACGCGACCGACGGGCCCGCCGCCGCCCCCTCCTGGGCCGCTCCGGACGCGTCGGGCCGCTCCGGCGAGATCGCCCTGCGGATTCGCGGCCTCCGCAAGCGCTTCGGCGACAAGGAGGCGGTCAAGGGCATCGACCTCGACGTGCCCGCCGGCTCCTTCTTCGGCCTGGTCGGCCCGAACGGCGCGGGCAAGACGACGACGCTCTCGATGGCGACCGCGCTGCTCCGTCCCGACGAGGGCGTGGTCACGATCCACGAGGTCGACGTCTGGACGCGGACGCTCGAGGCCAAGCGCCTGATCGGCGTGCTGGCCGACGGAGTGAAGCTGTTCGACCGCCTCACCGGACTCCAGCTCATCACCTACTACGGCCTGCTCTGCGGCATCGACCGCCCCACGGTCCTGCAGCGCGCCGACGACCTGCTCGAGCTGCTCGGCCTGGATCCGGCCGATCGCACCCTCGTCGTCGACTACTCCGCAGGCATGACCAAGAAGATCGCGCTCGCCTGCGCGCTCGTGCGCGCCCCGCGACTCCTGGTGCTCGACGAGCCGTTCGAGTCGGTCGACCCGGTGTCGGCGGCCAACATCCGCGACATCCTCACCGGCTTCGTCGCCTCCGGAGGCACGGTCATCGTCTCGAGCCACTCGATGGACCTGGTCGAGCGGATGTGCGACCGCGTCGCCGTCATCGCCGACGGCCGCGTCCTCGCGGCGGGCACGCTCGCCGAGGTGCGCGCGGGCTCGAGCCTCGAGGAGCGCTTCGTCGAGCTCGTCGGCGGCCGCACCCACCAGGAGGGACCGGCATGGTTGCGCATCTCCTGA
- a CDS encoding 2'-5' RNA ligase family protein, translated as MRSVELLLDHDFEARVRGQWEALEAAGVPSLALHRSDSNRPHITLVAGPELPCPATGALGPLPAAVDLGAVLLFPHAGRFVIAWGVVRSPALDALHRRTVAAVPGGVPTSLPESWTPHVSVSRRLRAEQLAEAVPLLGEPFTVGLAGARFWDGDTKTVTEL; from the coding sequence ATGCGCAGCGTCGAACTCCTGCTCGACCACGATTTCGAGGCGCGCGTCCGCGGTCAGTGGGAGGCGCTCGAGGCCGCCGGCGTCCCGAGCCTCGCCCTGCACCGCTCCGACAGCAACCGCCCCCACATCACGCTCGTCGCCGGCCCCGAGCTGCCCTGCCCGGCCACCGGCGCCCTCGGCCCGCTCCCCGCGGCCGTCGACCTCGGCGCCGTCCTCCTCTTCCCGCACGCGGGCCGCTTCGTGATCGCCTGGGGCGTCGTCCGCTCGCCCGCCCTCGACGCGCTGCACCGACGCACGGTCGCCGCGGTCCCGGGAGGCGTCCCCACGTCGCTCCCGGAGTCGTGGACACCGCACGTGAGCGTCTCGCGCCGCCTCCGCGCCGAGCAGCTCGCCGAGGCCGTCCCGCTGCTGGGCGAGCCGTTCACGGTCGGCCTCGCGGGCGCGCGCTTCTGGGACGGCGACACGAAGACCGTCACTGAGCTCTGA
- a CDS encoding malate dehydrogenase: MSTQRTPMKVTVTGAGGAIGYALLFRIASGQLLGPDVPVRLNLLEIPAGLRAAAGTALELQDGAFPLLDGIEVTDDAAAAFDGANVALLVGARPRSAGMERADLLAANAGIFGPQGAALNAHAADDIRVLVVGNPANTNAWIARASAPDIPHGRFTAMTRLDHNRAVAQLAAKLDAPVGSVAGVAIWGNHSASQYPDATHASVDGRPVTELVDSAWLHDEFEPRVAKRGAEIIEVRGASSAASAASAAIDHVHDWVTGTDWTSAAVESDGSYGVEEGLISSFPVRSVDGEWRIVEGLEIDEYSRRKIDESVLELRAERDAAQAYLRR, translated from the coding sequence ATGAGCACGCAGCGCACGCCGATGAAGGTCACGGTCACGGGAGCGGGGGGCGCCATCGGCTACGCCCTGCTGTTCCGCATCGCCTCGGGTCAGCTGCTCGGGCCTGACGTCCCCGTGCGGCTGAACCTCCTCGAGATCCCGGCGGGGCTGCGCGCCGCCGCCGGGACGGCCCTCGAGCTGCAGGACGGGGCCTTCCCGCTCCTGGACGGGATCGAGGTGACGGACGACGCCGCCGCGGCCTTCGACGGTGCGAACGTCGCGCTGCTGGTCGGCGCCCGCCCGCGCTCGGCGGGGATGGAGCGCGCCGACCTGCTCGCGGCGAACGCGGGGATCTTCGGGCCGCAGGGCGCCGCGCTGAATGCGCACGCCGCCGACGACATCCGGGTGCTGGTGGTCGGCAACCCGGCCAACACGAACGCCTGGATCGCCCGCGCGAGCGCCCCGGACATCCCGCACGGCCGCTTCACCGCGATGACCCGGCTCGACCACAACCGCGCCGTCGCGCAGCTGGCCGCGAAGCTGGATGCGCCGGTCGGCTCGGTCGCGGGCGTCGCGATCTGGGGCAACCACTCCGCTTCGCAGTACCCGGACGCCACGCACGCCAGCGTCGACGGGCGTCCGGTGACCGAGCTGGTCGACTCCGCGTGGCTGCACGACGAGTTCGAGCCGCGCGTCGCGAAGCGCGGCGCCGAGATCATCGAGGTGCGCGGCGCGTCCTCGGCGGCCTCAGCCGCATCCGCCGCGATCGACCACGTGCACGACTGGGTGACGGGGACCGACTGGACGTCGGCCGCCGTCGAGTCGGACGGGTCCTACGGAGTGGAGGAGGGGCTGATCTCGTCGTTCCCGGTCCGCTCGGTCGACGGCGAGTGGCGGATCGTCGAGGGGCTCGAGATCGACGAGTACTCGCGGCGCAAGATCGACGAGTCGGTGCTGGAGCTGCGGGCCGAGCGCGACGCGGCGCAGGCGTACCTGCGGCGCTGA
- the recQ gene encoding DNA helicase RecQ, which translates to MLEKVFGYSSFRGEQEQIVEQVIGGGDAVVLMPTGGGKSLCYQIPSIVREGTGVVVSPLIALMQDQVDALRANGVRAEFLNSTQDPGERARVERAYLDGELDLLYVAPERLGNEGMKQFLARGRIALFAIDEAHCVSQWGHDFRPDYLALGELAERWPDVPRIALTATATEATHREITTRLHMGEARHFVSSFDRPNIQYRIVNKVEPRKQLIDFLRREHADDAGIVYALSRKSVEATAEALRGAGFDAVAYHAGLDSRVRAAAQSRFLREEGVIVCATIAFGMGIDKPDVRFVAHIDLPKSVEGYYQETGRAGRDGLPSTAWLAYGLQDVVQQRRMIDESPGDLAHRRRMSAHLDAMLALSETVQCRRVNLLAYFGQESTACGNCDTCLEPPASWDGTVAAQKFLSTVVRLKRERNQQFGAGHVIDILRGKTTPRTTQHGHDALSTWGIGADLSDTQWRGVARQLLAQGLLGVNDDGFGTLVITPASGSVLSGERKVELRQEPEKPARSSGSSRSGRSTVSDLPTEAQPLFERLREWRAAQARAQSVPAYIVFNDATLREIATAEPATIDALSIIGGVGQKKLLTYGAAVLAVVAGETPEIAEPDANQEEPAPRRPARSGAARSGGAAAKGARPAFGGGSSERASGPPVSSAPPEDDWVPPDEPYWEPGWDSY; encoded by the coding sequence ATCCTCGAGAAGGTCTTCGGCTACTCCTCGTTCCGCGGCGAGCAGGAGCAGATCGTCGAGCAGGTCATCGGAGGCGGCGACGCCGTCGTCCTGATGCCCACCGGCGGCGGCAAGTCGCTCTGCTACCAGATCCCGTCGATCGTCCGCGAGGGCACCGGAGTGGTCGTGTCGCCCCTCATCGCCCTCATGCAGGACCAGGTCGACGCCCTGCGCGCCAACGGCGTCCGCGCCGAGTTCCTCAACTCCACCCAGGACCCGGGTGAGCGCGCCCGCGTCGAGCGCGCGTACCTCGACGGCGAGCTCGATCTGCTCTACGTCGCCCCCGAGCGCCTCGGCAACGAGGGCATGAAGCAGTTCCTCGCCCGCGGCCGCATCGCCCTCTTCGCCATCGACGAGGCGCACTGCGTGAGCCAGTGGGGCCACGACTTCCGGCCCGACTACCTCGCCCTCGGCGAGCTGGCCGAGCGCTGGCCCGACGTCCCGCGCATCGCGCTCACCGCCACGGCGACCGAGGCGACGCACCGCGAGATCACCACGCGGCTGCACATGGGCGAGGCCCGCCACTTCGTCTCGAGCTTCGACCGGCCCAACATCCAGTACCGGATCGTCAACAAGGTCGAGCCCCGCAAGCAGCTGATCGACTTCCTCCGCCGTGAGCACGCCGACGACGCCGGCATCGTCTACGCCCTGTCGCGCAAGAGCGTCGAGGCCACGGCAGAGGCCCTGCGCGGCGCCGGCTTCGACGCCGTGGCGTACCACGCCGGTCTCGACTCCCGCGTCCGCGCCGCCGCGCAGTCGCGCTTCCTCCGCGAGGAGGGAGTCATCGTCTGCGCCACCATCGCGTTCGGCATGGGCATCGACAAGCCCGATGTCCGCTTCGTCGCGCACATCGACCTGCCCAAGTCGGTCGAGGGCTACTACCAGGAGACGGGTCGCGCCGGCCGCGACGGCCTCCCGTCCACCGCGTGGCTCGCCTACGGCCTGCAGGACGTCGTGCAGCAGCGCCGAATGATCGACGAGTCGCCGGGCGATCTCGCCCACCGCCGCCGGATGTCCGCGCACCTCGACGCGATGCTCGCGCTGTCCGAGACGGTGCAGTGCCGCCGCGTGAACCTGCTCGCATACTTCGGCCAGGAGAGCACGGCCTGCGGCAACTGCGACACCTGCCTCGAGCCGCCCGCCTCGTGGGACGGCACGGTCGCCGCGCAGAAGTTCCTCTCGACCGTCGTCCGGCTCAAGCGCGAGCGCAACCAGCAGTTCGGCGCCGGCCACGTCATCGACATCCTCCGCGGCAAGACCACCCCGCGCACCACCCAGCACGGTCACGACGCGCTGTCGACCTGGGGCATCGGCGCCGACCTCAGCGACACCCAGTGGCGCGGAGTCGCGCGCCAGCTGCTCGCGCAGGGCCTGCTGGGGGTGAACGACGACGGCTTCGGCACGCTCGTCATCACTCCGGCGTCCGGCTCCGTCCTCAGCGGCGAGCGCAAGGTCGAGCTGCGTCAGGAGCCCGAGAAGCCCGCCCGCTCGAGCGGGTCCTCGCGCTCCGGTCGCTCGACCGTGTCCGACCTGCCGACCGAGGCGCAGCCGCTGTTCGAGCGCCTCCGCGAGTGGCGCGCCGCGCAGGCCCGCGCTCAGTCGGTTCCCGCCTACATCGTCTTCAACGACGCCACCCTCCGCGAGATCGCGACCGCCGAGCCCGCCACGATCGACGCGCTCAGCATCATCGGCGGCGTCGGCCAGAAGAAGCTCCTGACCTACGGAGCCGCGGTGCTCGCCGTCGTCGCCGGCGAGACCCCCGAGATCGCCGAGCCCGACGCGAACCAGGAGGAGCCCGCTCCCCGACGACCCGCGCGCTCGGGTGCCGCCCGCTCCGGTGGCGCCGCGGCCAAGGGCGCACGCCCCGCCTTCGGCGGCGGCTCCTCCGAGCGCGCCTCCGGCCCGCCCGTCTCCTCCGCCCCGCCCGAGGACGACTGGGTGCCGCCGGACGAGCCCTACTGGGAGCCGGGCTGGGACAGCTACTGA
- a CDS encoding DUF3090 domain-containing protein has protein sequence MPLVHAFDWPDRIVVGTVGSPGSRSFYLQARTGPRVVSVGLEKQQSALLAEKIDEILDQLMAAEGNPASVPVGTPAELVDNEPLDQPVEPEFRVGGLSLGWDPTTAQIVIEAFPLTEADESAEEAEPEEMVVLRIPVGTARAFAKRTLEVVGAGRPLCPRCGDPMDPDGHDCPLA, from the coding sequence ATGCCTCTCGTCCACGCGTTCGACTGGCCCGACCGGATCGTCGTCGGCACCGTCGGCTCGCCCGGTTCGCGCTCCTTCTACCTCCAGGCCCGCACCGGGCCCCGCGTGGTGAGCGTCGGGCTCGAGAAGCAGCAGTCGGCGCTCCTGGCCGAGAAGATCGACGAGATCCTCGACCAGCTGATGGCCGCCGAGGGCAACCCGGCGAGCGTCCCGGTCGGCACCCCAGCCGAGCTCGTCGACAACGAGCCGCTCGACCAGCCGGTGGAGCCGGAGTTCCGGGTCGGCGGGCTCAGCCTCGGCTGGGATCCGACAACCGCGCAGATCGTGATCGAGGCGTTCCCGCTGACCGAGGCCGACGAGTCGGCCGAGGAGGCGGAGCCCGAGGAGATGGTCGTGCTGCGGATCCCCGTCGGCACGGCGCGCGCCTTCGCCAAGCGCACCCTCGAGGTCGTGGGCGCCGGGCGTCCGCTGTGCCCGCGCTGCGGCGATCCGATGGACCCCGACGGGCACGACTGCCCGCTCGCATGA
- a CDS encoding acyl-CoA dehydrogenase, whose amino-acid sequence MVTTAPRPRSAADAAEKAATGTSRRRRSRAGAIAPTPPIDALGTEVDARLDEDGTPSVDVAALGELLLGEWKEQRLASRALTARPELHGEAGLPMAEHRARVTRQMRLLAAEKGVLRAFPADLGGGADHGGNIAGFEELVTADPSLQIKSGVQWGLFGAAVLHLGTREHHEKWLPGIMNLEIPGAFAMTETGHGSDVASIATSATFDEQTGDFVLNTPFRAAWKDYLGNAAIDGRAAVVFAQLVTRGVGHGVHAFFVPLRDETGAFLPGIGGEDDGLKGGLNGIDNGRLHFDHVRVPRENLLNRYGSVTADGTYSSPIASPGRRFFTMLGTLVQGRVSLDGAAVAASRIALAIAVTYGDQRRQFTGGGEREEVLLDYQRHQRRLLPRLATTYAAGFAHDTLLRAFDDVFSGANDTDESRQDLETLAAGLKALSTWHALDTLQEAREACGGAGFLAENRLTQLRADLDVYVTFEGDNTVLLQLVAKRLLTDVGRRFKDAQPTELARYAVGQVAEATVDTSGLRRLAQVVSDRGSTARSVGQLREDQRELLTGRVETMVSGIASRLRSASKLPADEAARLFNAHQDQLIEAARAHAQLLQWEAFTDALSRIEDEGTRTVLTWLRDLFGLGLIEEHLDWYLLHGRLSSQRAVAVTSYIDRLLARLRPHAGALVAAFGYGPEHLRAAIATGAEQTRQEEARAWYEAARADGTLPRPEKAPRH is encoded by the coding sequence ATGGTCACCACTGCTCCCCGCCCCCGCTCCGCCGCGGACGCCGCCGAGAAGGCCGCGACCGGCACGTCCCGCCGGCGCCGCTCCCGCGCCGGGGCCATCGCGCCCACTCCTCCGATCGACGCGCTCGGAACCGAGGTCGACGCCCGCCTCGACGAGGACGGTACGCCTTCCGTCGACGTCGCCGCCCTCGGCGAGCTGCTGCTGGGCGAGTGGAAGGAGCAGCGCCTCGCGTCCCGCGCGCTGACCGCTCGCCCCGAGCTCCACGGCGAGGCCGGCCTCCCCATGGCCGAGCACCGCGCGCGGGTGACGCGGCAGATGCGTCTCCTCGCCGCCGAGAAGGGCGTGCTGCGCGCGTTCCCGGCCGACCTCGGCGGAGGCGCCGACCACGGCGGCAACATCGCCGGCTTCGAGGAGCTGGTCACCGCCGACCCGTCGCTGCAGATCAAGTCCGGCGTGCAGTGGGGCCTCTTCGGCGCGGCCGTCCTGCACCTCGGCACCCGCGAGCACCACGAGAAGTGGCTGCCCGGCATCATGAACCTCGAGATCCCGGGCGCGTTCGCGATGACCGAGACGGGTCACGGCTCCGACGTCGCCTCGATCGCGACCAGCGCGACCTTCGACGAGCAGACCGGCGACTTCGTGCTCAACACCCCCTTCCGCGCGGCGTGGAAGGACTACCTCGGCAACGCCGCGATCGACGGCCGCGCCGCCGTCGTCTTCGCCCAGCTCGTCACCCGCGGGGTCGGCCACGGCGTCCACGCGTTCTTCGTGCCCCTGCGCGACGAGACGGGCGCGTTCCTCCCCGGGATCGGCGGAGAGGACGACGGCCTGAAAGGCGGTCTGAACGGCATCGACAACGGCCGCCTGCACTTCGACCACGTCCGCGTGCCCCGTGAGAACCTGCTGAACCGCTACGGTTCCGTCACCGCCGACGGCACCTACTCCTCGCCCATCGCGAGCCCCGGCCGACGCTTCTTCACCATGCTCGGCACCCTCGTGCAGGGCCGAGTCTCGCTCGACGGAGCCGCCGTCGCCGCCTCCCGCATCGCCCTGGCGATCGCCGTGACCTACGGCGACCAGCGCCGCCAGTTCACCGGGGGAGGGGAGCGCGAGGAGGTGCTCCTCGACTACCAGCGCCACCAGCGCCGGCTGCTCCCGCGCCTCGCCACGACCTACGCGGCCGGATTCGCGCACGACACGCTCCTGCGCGCGTTCGACGACGTCTTCTCGGGCGCGAACGACACCGACGAGTCGCGCCAGGACCTCGAGACCCTCGCCGCCGGCCTCAAGGCGCTCTCCACTTGGCACGCCCTCGACACCCTCCAGGAGGCGCGCGAGGCCTGCGGAGGAGCGGGCTTCCTCGCCGAGAACCGGCTCACGCAGCTGCGCGCCGACCTCGACGTCTACGTCACCTTCGAGGGCGACAACACGGTGCTCCTGCAGCTCGTCGCGAAGCGACTGCTGACCGACGTCGGGCGCCGCTTCAAGGACGCCCAGCCCACCGAGCTGGCGCGCTACGCCGTCGGGCAGGTGGCGGAGGCGACCGTCGACACCTCGGGGCTCCGCCGTCTCGCGCAGGTCGTCTCGGACCGCGGATCCACCGCCCGCTCCGTCGGCCAGCTCCGCGAGGACCAGCGCGAGCTGCTCACCGGCCGCGTCGAGACCATGGTCTCGGGCATCGCATCGCGGCTCCGCTCGGCGTCGAAGCTCCCGGCCGACGAGGCGGCCCGCCTGTTCAACGCGCACCAGGACCAGCTGATCGAGGCGGCTCGCGCGCACGCCCAGCTGCTCCAGTGGGAGGCGTTCACCGACGCGCTGTCCCGGATCGAGGACGAGGGCACCCGCACCGTCCTGACGTGGCTCCGCGACCTGTTCGGCCTCGGCCTGATCGAGGAGCACCTCGACTGGTACCTGCTGCACGGCCGGCTCTCGTCGCAGCGCGCCGTCGCGGTGACCTCGTACATCGACCGTCTGCTGGCCCGCCTCCGCCCGCACGCCGGCGCCCTCGTCGCGGCGTTCGGGTACGGCCCCGAGCACCTGCGCGCGGCGATCGCGACCGGTGCCGAGCAGACGCGGCAGGAGGAGGCGCGCGCCTGGTACGAGGCGGCCCGCGCCGACGGCACCCTCCCGCGTCCCGAGAAGGCGCCGCGGCACTGA